From one Peredibacter starrii genomic stretch:
- a CDS encoding DUF2252 family protein — MKKSFFLFFLLSSQLHAKPCTNLVSKMLELYPDQNTQMMITRIKNAQDKHMFMRAFIPYYYKESFEIKETIPVFQKLKNHRGQIVGDAHVGNFGLLLDNKGKPAMTLVDYDDVGEAPLFLDVMRLSQSASYVDDFDMTKFLEAYKRGLKGTDHQVSQYMTDLQAKSIKGGQTPKAKVLTTPQGPRFGEKTEPATALQPAQQKSLEKVLQTKFGKNTKLHDSYSTMKESGGSAYGTRYHGLVEIDGKITFVEFKEIMKGGVIGWGKKAATDGKRVEGAMNTYLGKGFDENLSVVKIGDKSYQMRFKTEGNKAIDVSAVSKKEVENVIADEFYILGTLHRRSLGNTNTGVTAYAKDLETVSIQEWEDSVKVMKKVVKKAYNAGQE; from the coding sequence ATGAAAAAAAGCTTCTTTCTTTTTTTTCTTCTTTCATCTCAACTTCATGCTAAGCCTTGTACCAACTTAGTATCGAAGATGTTGGAACTCTACCCTGATCAGAACACACAAATGATGATCACCAGGATTAAAAACGCTCAGGACAAGCACATGTTTATGCGCGCGTTTATTCCTTACTACTACAAAGAATCATTCGAAATTAAGGAAACAATTCCGGTCTTTCAAAAACTTAAAAATCACCGCGGGCAAATCGTGGGTGATGCTCACGTAGGTAACTTTGGTCTTCTCTTGGACAACAAAGGAAAGCCCGCCATGACCCTGGTGGACTATGATGATGTGGGCGAGGCCCCTCTTTTTCTAGATGTCATGAGATTGTCTCAGTCTGCCTCTTACGTCGATGATTTTGATATGACGAAATTTTTAGAGGCCTATAAACGAGGTCTTAAAGGAACTGATCATCAGGTCTCACAATACATGACGGATCTTCAGGCCAAGTCAATAAAAGGCGGACAAACACCTAAGGCAAAGGTTCTCACCACTCCTCAAGGTCCTCGCTTTGGTGAGAAAACCGAACCTGCTACTGCGCTTCAACCGGCCCAGCAGAAATCTCTTGAAAAAGTTCTCCAGACAAAATTCGGGAAAAATACAAAACTTCATGACTCTTATAGCACCATGAAAGAAAGCGGTGGTTCGGCCTACGGAACTCGCTATCATGGGCTGGTAGAAATTGACGGCAAGATTACTTTCGTTGAATTTAAAGAAATCATGAAAGGTGGAGTCATTGGTTGGGGGAAAAAAGCCGCCACTGATGGTAAGCGCGTTGAAGGCGCTATGAATACTTACTTAGGAAAAGGCTTTGATGAGAACCTGAGTGTCGTAAAAATCGGCGATAAATCCTATCAGATGCGTTTTAAAACCGAAGGTAACAAGGCCATTGATGTAAGTGCAGTTAGTAAAAAAGAAGTTGAGAACGTCATCGCTGATGAGTTCTATATTTTAGGTACTCTTCACCGTCGCTCATTAGGAAACACCAACACGGGTGTAACTGCTTACGCGAAGGATCTGGAAACCGTTTCTATTCAGGAATGGGAAGATTCAGTGAAAGTGATGAAGAAAGTTGTGAAGAAGGCCTATAACGCCGGACAGGAATAA
- a CDS encoding phospholipase D-like domain-containing protein, with the protein MRSIILLLTLLLWVLPASSEDEVGILFSRNESHLTRAELIRKETKELRLTTFTFNLDDFGKETLGLLVDAAKRGVKVKLAVDGFEGSLPKNLAVLKALEESGIEVKLFNPAFRNALAINNRNHQKSLIGSDFMIVGDRNMTGDYFKRQSNNNYIGVDVLVKGSQVDAARSHFDEVFESSQMKKNAGLAVYDREIAQAKEDIQNWRDQAKHVQDVRTPLPEGNLKVEEIRYKADKSDGWWFKDRDSLHSQVVKMIDEAKTSLEFMNPYVLMTPETKKAVKNALDRGVKVKVHSNSAATTDSKLMAMAWDFQKKELMEMGIDVYELKPGQFLHAKTIVKDGSEVFVGSFNLDPRSQNINLENGVFVKDKKVADRVTEYNRKIRERLMVKVEREEWPKMTAKQKFIHCTKRSLRKAVSKAMFPLL; encoded by the coding sequence ATGCGATCTATAATTTTACTTCTTACACTACTACTTTGGGTATTACCGGCTTCATCAGAAGATGAAGTCGGTATTTTGTTCTCTCGAAATGAGTCTCATCTTACTCGCGCGGAGCTTATCCGCAAGGAAACGAAGGAACTTCGTCTTACGACTTTTACGTTTAACCTGGATGATTTCGGGAAAGAAACACTTGGTCTTTTGGTGGACGCTGCCAAAAGAGGTGTGAAAGTAAAATTGGCGGTGGATGGTTTTGAAGGTTCTCTTCCTAAAAACCTTGCCGTGCTTAAGGCACTGGAAGAGTCCGGTATCGAAGTAAAACTTTTCAATCCCGCATTCCGAAATGCTCTCGCTATTAACAATCGAAATCACCAGAAAAGTTTGATCGGAAGTGATTTTATGATTGTTGGTGACCGAAACATGACCGGTGACTATTTTAAACGTCAAAGTAACAACAATTACATTGGAGTTGATGTCTTAGTTAAAGGATCGCAAGTAGATGCGGCCCGTTCGCACTTTGATGAAGTGTTCGAATCCAGCCAAATGAAGAAGAACGCGGGTCTTGCAGTTTATGACAGAGAAATTGCACAAGCTAAAGAAGACATTCAAAATTGGCGTGATCAGGCCAAGCATGTTCAGGATGTCCGCACACCGCTACCTGAAGGCAATTTGAAAGTAGAAGAGATCAGATACAAGGCCGACAAATCGGACGGCTGGTGGTTTAAAGATCGCGACAGCCTTCACTCACAAGTTGTGAAGATGATCGATGAGGCCAAAACATCATTGGAATTCATGAACCCTTATGTACTAATGACTCCGGAAACGAAAAAGGCGGTAAAAAACGCTTTGGATCGCGGAGTAAAGGTAAAGGTTCATTCAAACTCTGCGGCGACTACCGATTCAAAATTAATGGCCATGGCCTGGGACTTTCAGAAGAAAGAACTGATGGAGATGGGAATTGATGTTTATGAGTTAAAACCGGGCCAGTTCCTGCATGCCAAAACCATTGTTAAAGATGGTAGTGAAGTGTTTGTCGGAAGCTTTAACCTGGATCCTCGTTCTCAGAACATTAACCTTGAGAACGGAGTATTTGTTAAAGATAAAAAAGTCGCGGATAGAGTGACAGAATACAATCGAAAAATTCGTGAGCGGTTAATGGTGAAGGTTGAACGAGAAGAGTGGCCTAAAATGACCGCTAAACAGAAGTTCATCCACTGTACGAAAAGAAGTCTCAGAAAGGCCGTTTCAAAGGCCATGTTCCCACTCTTATAA
- a CDS encoding NAD(P)/FAD-dependent oxidoreductase: MKTPHIVVIGGGFGGLAAVKALVKSKNLRITLIDKRNYHLFQPLLYQVAMAGLSPAEIAYPLRSLLASHDQVEILLGEVKEINKEEKWIQTDTNKIHFDYLILACGSTYTYFNSPQWEPFAPGLKNIMQATEIRRRVFLAFEKAERETDKIKQEFYTTFVVVGGGPTGVELAGTLGEITRYSILRDFDHIKPQQTKIILIEAGPKILPTMTEELSREAVRELGELGVEVRVNSKVSEINENGIKAGDEFIESATILWAAGVAANPLNKKLGVELDRQGRIIVNRDLSVPGHSAIFVIGDQAHYEWGAEKKPLPGLAPVAMQQGRFVAKYIRNQLEGRKLPEFRYVDKGQMATVGRSRAVAMYKDIEIHGFVAWMAWLFVHIYYLIGFKNRLFVLFQWAWMYLTNRRGARLIIEKE; the protein is encoded by the coding sequence ATGAAAACTCCTCATATTGTTGTCATTGGCGGTGGGTTTGGTGGTTTGGCCGCAGTCAAGGCGCTCGTAAAGTCTAAGAACCTCAGAATTACTCTTATTGATAAGCGAAACTATCACTTGTTCCAACCCTTGCTTTATCAAGTGGCCATGGCCGGACTTTCGCCAGCGGAAATCGCGTATCCTCTTCGCTCCCTTCTTGCCTCTCATGATCAGGTTGAAATTCTCCTGGGCGAAGTAAAAGAGATCAATAAAGAAGAAAAGTGGATTCAAACCGACACGAATAAAATCCATTTTGATTATCTCATTCTGGCCTGTGGCTCGACCTATACCTATTTCAATTCTCCGCAGTGGGAACCATTTGCTCCAGGACTTAAAAACATTATGCAGGCGACGGAAATTCGTCGTCGTGTATTCCTTGCGTTCGAAAAAGCGGAACGAGAGACCGATAAAATAAAACAAGAATTCTATACGACCTTTGTCGTAGTTGGTGGTGGCCCAACAGGTGTTGAACTTGCAGGGACGCTCGGTGAGATCACTCGTTATAGTATCCTACGCGATTTTGATCACATTAAACCCCAACAGACAAAAATTATTCTGATTGAAGCGGGCCCAAAAATTCTTCCAACTATGACGGAAGAGCTTTCAAGAGAAGCGGTAAGAGAATTGGGAGAGCTTGGAGTTGAAGTCAGAGTTAATTCCAAAGTTTCAGAGATCAATGAAAATGGAATTAAGGCCGGCGATGAATTCATTGAATCCGCCACGATTCTCTGGGCCGCAGGAGTTGCCGCCAACCCACTTAACAAAAAACTTGGTGTTGAGCTCGATCGCCAGGGAAGAATTATAGTTAATCGTGACCTCTCGGTACCAGGACACTCAGCGATTTTTGTCATTGGAGATCAGGCCCACTATGAATGGGGAGCAGAAAAAAAACCTCTACCAGGTCTCGCTCCCGTGGCCATGCAACAGGGCCGCTTTGTTGCAAAATATATTCGAAATCAACTCGAAGGTAGAAAACTTCCTGAGTTCCGTTATGTTGATAAAGGACAGATGGCAACAGTTGGAAGATCTCGTGCAGTGGCCATGTACAAGGACATTGAGATCCATGGATTTGTGGCCTGGATGGCCTGGTTGTTTGTTCACATCTATTACTTAATTGGATTCAAGAATCGTTTGTTCGTTCTCTTTCAATGGGCCTGGATGTATCTGACGAACCGTCGTGGGGCACGACTTATTATAGAAAAAGAATGA
- a CDS encoding L-threonylcarbamoyladenylate synthase yields the protein MIEYVLEHNPDDRIIAKASQILRSGGLLCFPTETNWVVVCDPFNKDSVEKLYRLRHIENTKHLTVLCCTFKTAQEIALINDGAFSLMKKVIPGSYTFIFEAQKKITKFLKASKVDHQVGIRFPPSKLARTILDGFDGVLLSTHLSHDMVEGADPDMPLYSALIEDAFGNMIDMIIDPGEFEFIGSTTIVDFSSGEPEVVREGAGNPAIFQ from the coding sequence ATGATTGAATACGTTTTAGAACATAATCCAGATGATCGAATTATAGCCAAGGCCTCCCAGATTTTAAGATCCGGGGGGCTTTTGTGTTTTCCCACCGAGACTAATTGGGTAGTGGTCTGCGATCCCTTCAATAAAGACAGCGTAGAAAAGCTTTACCGCCTCCGTCACATTGAAAACACCAAGCATTTAACCGTCCTTTGCTGCACCTTCAAAACAGCGCAGGAAATAGCTCTCATTAACGATGGGGCCTTCAGTCTAATGAAGAAGGTCATCCCTGGTTCCTACACCTTTATTTTCGAAGCTCAAAAGAAGATTACTAAATTCTTAAAGGCCTCAAAAGTCGACCATCAGGTTGGGATTCGTTTTCCTCCAAGTAAGCTTGCACGAACTATCTTGGATGGTTTTGATGGCGTTCTTCTTAGCACTCACCTTTCCCACGATATGGTGGAGGGTGCCGATCCGGATATGCCCTTGTACAGTGCTCTCATTGAAGATGCATTTGGAAACATGATTGATATGATCATCGATCCAGGTGAATTTGAATTTATCGGTTCTACAACTATTGTGGACTTTAGCAGTGGAGAACCGGAAGTTGTGAGAGAGGGCGCAGGAAATCCCGCCATTTTTCAGTAA
- a CDS encoding TraR/DksA family transcriptional regulator, which translates to MSVRLNSHLSDKQITMLRDKLLAEAERIRSNFQLKKSEYENHSITGAKDEVDSANDNILLAADMRFSNRESLYYKKIMKTLSKIESEQYGMCDECGEAITYSRLIARPTSEMCILCKEESEREESQNFFERRSKSLGREMSVSGH; encoded by the coding sequence ATGTCAGTTCGACTAAACAGTCATTTGTCAGACAAGCAAATTACGATGCTTCGAGACAAACTTTTAGCTGAAGCGGAGCGTATCCGTTCAAACTTTCAACTGAAGAAAAGCGAATACGAGAATCATTCCATCACTGGAGCCAAGGACGAGGTTGATTCTGCAAATGACAATATCCTTCTAGCTGCGGACATGCGTTTCTCGAACCGCGAAAGTCTGTACTACAAGAAGATTATGAAAACCTTAAGTAAGATCGAATCTGAGCAATATGGTATGTGTGATGAGTGTGGTGAAGCCATTACTTATTCGAGACTCATTGCTCGTCCAACTTCTGAAATGTGCATTCTTTGTAAAGAAGAGTCTGAGAGAGAAGAATCTCAGAACTTCTTCGAGCGCCGTTCTAAATCACTTGGAAGAGAGATGAGTGTCAGCGGACACTAA